The genomic DNA ATCCAGCAGGGAGGAGAGACCGAAGGAGAACGGGGGGGTCACAGATGGAGCTTGTGACTGAACAACCCCTCCCCTGAGAGAGGGGCCCCCATAAGTTGAGGGGGATGGAAATGCCCCAGGGCTGGATAATGGGGGGCAGGGAACTCTCAAAAACTTCCACTCagtggctcccagtcccccccgagctgggatagaacccaggagtcctggctcccagccccccgcccccagctctaaTCCTGTTGGGACAGATTATTCCCTGCATAGGGGGTCATTTTAATTCTAGACACCCACACCCCGGTTCcttgctgggggggtggggagctggggcggggaggacaGATCTAGGGGGCTCTGTTTGGAGGGGGAGCAGAACAAAGGGATGGGGGGATCCGGGGGCCAATTTTGGGAgtttggggggcaggatgggacagTTAAGAGGGAGGCCTATCTGGGGGGCAGatttggggggatggggcagggggtcagacAGCAGGGTTTGGGGGGAAATGGTGGGGCACATTCTGGGACATGAGGATCTAGGGGTCAGATTTCAGGGGGGCTATAGGGGGTCAGATTTGGGAGATCAGATTTTTTGGGAAAAGGGATTGGGACAGGTTTGAGGGCAGGGATGTCTTGAGGGGCAGattgcggggggctggggcaggactgggTGAAGGGAGATCAACTGGGGGGGGTCAGGATTGGGGAGATGATGGGGTCAGGTTTGGGGGATCCAGTTGGGGGATCTAGGGGCCAAGGTGTGGATCGGGGGGGCCCAGGGGGAAGGTTGGGGGATCAGGGGGCCCCAAGGGGTGGATAGTGGGGATTGGGGGCTCTAGCGGGCAGGTTGGGGAGAAgtttgggatttggggggctcctGGGAGCAGGTTTGGGAGAATGGGGGCCCCATGGGGCAGGTTTGGGGATTGGGGGCTTCAGGAAGCAGTTTGGAGGGATCAGGGGGCTCCAGGAGGCAGGATGGGGCCCCCAGGGGGCAGGTTGGGTGATCAGGGGGCCCCCGGGGGTGGGTTGGGGATGACAGGCCCCCAGAGAGCAGGTGGGGGGATAGCAGGGCCCAGGGGGTGGGTTGGAGGTATCAGGGGTCAGGTTGGGGGATCTGGGGCCCCAGAGAGCAGATTGGGGGGATTGCTGGTatcaggggctgcagggggcaagTTGGGGGAATCTGGTCTCAAGGGAGCAGGTTGGAGGCTCCAGGGGGGAGGTTGGGAGATTGGCTGCCCcagggggtgatttggggggatCTGGGGACCCAGGGGGCAGGCTGAGTCCATCATGGGAACCCAGAGAACAGGTTGGGGGGTCCAGGAGGTGGGTTTGGGGGAATCTGGGGCTTCAGGGGGCGGGTTGAGGGGATTGGGAGTTCAAGGGGATGGGTTGGAGAGACTGGGGGGCAGGTTGGGAGATCGGGGGCCCaagtgggagggttggggggatcGGGGGCCCCAGGGGGCGAGTTGTGGGGGATCAGGGGGCCCAGAATACAGGTGGGGGGTTCGGAGGGCCCCAGATGGTCGGTTGGAGGGGTTACGGGGGCCAGTGGGCAGGTTGGGGGTCCCAGATGGCAGGTTGGGAGGTTACGGGGGCCagagggagggttgggggggtcgGGGCCCCAGGGGGTGGTATGTGGGGGATCAGGGGACTCCAGAGCGAAGGTTGGGGGGATCGGAGGGTCCCAGATGGCAGGTTGGGGGGTTACGGGGGCCAGAGGGCGGGTTGGGGGCTCGGGGGCCCCAGGCGGCAGGTTGGGGGGTCGGGGGCCCCAGAGGGAAGGTTGGGGGGCTCGGGAGCCCCAGAGGGAAGGTTGGGGGCTCGGGGTCCCACCCACCAGCGCCGCGCGGTGACTGTCCCGGTCGCTGTCCGGCCCGGCTCGGTCGGTCTCTCCCCGCGGGTCCCGGCCCGGCTGCgtggggggtgctggggccgGTCACGGGCGGGCTCTgcaggctggggggcgggaggaccTCGGGCCGGTGATGTCACAGCTGCCCccatgggggggggcggcagctgccacctcccccccccccacgtgtgAAAAGGCCCCACCTGCCGGTCACCGGACACCGCCACTCGCGGGCAGGAACGCGCTGCTGGCTCAGCAGGGACCCGCCCCCTGGGCTGGCCctagaccccacccccctcccagagcctgagaacccaggagtcctggcacctccctcccccccgctctaaccattagtcctcacccccctcccagagccggggagagaacccaggagtcctggcacctccctcccccccgctctaaccattagtcctcacccccctcccagagccgagaacccaggagtcctggcactgcCCTCCTCTCCGCTCTAACCATTAGTCCCCACCGCGCTCCCAGagcccagagaacccaggagtcctggcacctccctccccccacctgctctaaccattagtccccaccccgctcccagagcctggagaacccaggcgtcctaggtttggccactagagggggatgtgACTGTTGCACCttcagtcaggactcctgggtcctattcctggcTCAGCACCTGAACTCCTCACCCAAATCACAGACACAGagtcgccgagatcggggccccgtcgggccgggcgccgcccagacccggagtcgccgagatcggggccccgtcgggccgggcgctgcccagacccagagtcaccgagatcggggccccgtcgggctgggcgccgcccagacacagagtcgctgagatcggggccccgtcgggccgggcgctgcccagacacagagtcgctgagatcggggccccgtcgggccgggcgctgcccagacacagagtcaccgagatcagggccccgtcgggccgggcgctgcccagacacggggtcgccgagatcggggccccgtcgggccgggcgccgcccagacccagaGTCACCGAGAttggggccccgtcgggccgggcgctgcccagacccagagtcgccgagatcggggccccgtcgggccgggcgctgcccagacccagagtcGCCGAGATCGAGGCCCTgttgggccgggcgctgcccagacacagagtcaccgagatcggggccccgtcgggccgggcgctgcccagacacagagtcgctgagatcggggccccgtcgggccgggcgccgcccagacccagagtcaccgagatcggggccccgtcgggccgggcgctgcccagacacagagtcaccgagatcggggccccgtcgggccgggcacGGCCCAGACACAGTCGCTGAGATCGAGGCCCCGTCGCAGTAGGTGTGGCCTGGACACACGTGTTGGGAGCTGGGGCTGAGCTGTGGGGCCGTGCGGAGGGCGGTTGTGGGGCCGTGCGGAGGGCGAGCCAGGGACCAGCGCGCCAGGTGCCCTTTGCCCTTTGCCGGCGGCTGCAGTGGGGCGCTGGGGGATCCCGCGACAGGTGGCACCTGTCTCTGGCTGTCTGGGCCGAGCTGGATTTCACTGACGCTGCGGATCAATTTCAgctgcaggtatttaaagccgGCCTGatgcccaccctgcccccagccacggtccctcccaccccactcctgggCCCCACATCTGCCTGGCCCTGTACCCCCAtgttcccccccaaccccagctccaGGGAAAAACCGGGTGGGGGTGAGATGGGCTCTGCCCCCTACtggagtgtggggtggggaggggaggggcagccaggactcctgggttccatctccAGCTCtggcgggggggacgggggacggACGTGGTGTCTAGGGTGTagatcaggggggctgggagccaggactccggggttctttCCCTTCACCTCTTGGGGGACTGATCCCCCCCCCGGGTGCCTGATGGGCGGttcgggggcagggctgggtgctgggAGGTGGGGTGGCCTGCAGCCGGGCGAGATGAGCTCATGCGTCTTTCCCCAGCTAAAGTTTCCAGGATTAAATCACGCTCGGGACTGACGCCATTGATAAATATAGACCCAGCTGGGCCAGCTCCGCTCcgaccactagacaccactccccttccccagccagggcctgaacccaggagtcctggctcccaggccccccaaTGTCTAACCACTAGGGCCCACTCTTcatccagagccggggagagaacccaggagtcctggctcccagcccccccccccatgctctaatcactaggccccactcccctcccagagccagggagagaacccaggagtcctggcccccagcccccaccacaaACACACCAGCAGGGGCAGCACTGGGCTCTGGCTGACACCCTCAGACACCCCTGCAGGGAGacgcccccagcgccccctgctggcagagacGGGCGCTGACACAGAGACGCGGTTTATTGGAATACACAGTTCGTTCCAAGCCCAGCACCAGGGGATCCCATCGGGGTCCCCGCTTTCCCGGAGGGGAGACACTTTGGGTGACGCCCCCCGTCGCTGTCCAGGCCCTACGACGTCTGACACCCCCGTCCCCCGCCGGGGAGCCCGGGAAGGTGGGGGGGGCGTCGGCAGGCGCTCGGTGCCAGGTTCGCTCACTGGCCGCCCTCCAGCCCATGGGCCGCCCGCTGGTTGGCTGGCAGCGAGGCCTGCTCCAGGTCCCAGAGGAAGCGGCGCAGGCGGCACAGCTGGTGGTGGAGGGCGTCGTCCGTCACCGGGGCCGCGGGGCAGAGCCGGAACCCCTcgctgggcaggatcaggggcGGGTGGTCAGAGAAACTCTCGAAGATctcgcctgggggaggggagaggggtgagagcgggcgggggctgcgggccaggagtgaggggggctggcagagctgggggggcagggctgggctcgcgggggctgtgggtcagagtgggggaggctggcagggctggggggcagggctgggctggcgggggctgcgggtcgggagaggggggctggcagggcggggggcagggctggggtggtgcgggctgcgggtcaggggtggtgggggctggcagagctggggggcagggctggcaggggctgcgggtcggtgGGGGACTGGCACTCACTGTTCGccatctcctccctctcctcGGGCGGGGGGCTCCAGCCCTCGGGGTACGGGCGCCCCAGCCCCAGGTGGTAGTTGCTCAGCACATGGTGGAGCTGGGCGGGCGTCAGGGCCGGGTAGTCGCTGCGCAGCCGGGACCAGGTAGcctggggggagcagagagacGGTGAGatccctgggagctgcaggaggatgggagccggtgccccctagaggggacaggccccgggccccattccccacccccctgagccagccagtccccgccctggggccggatgggagctggcgccccctagaggggacaggccccgggccccattccctgcccccctgagccagccagtccctgccctggggccggatgggagctggcgccccctagaggggacaggccccgggtcccattctccaccccccccgagccagccagtccccgccctggggccggatgggagctggcgccccctagaggggacaggccccgggccccattccccACTGGTGCAGTTCTGCGGCGCCCCCTGCAGGCGGCCCCTCACCTTGACCAGGCTAGTCTTGGGGACGCAGAGCAGGTTGGCGGTGGTGGAGAGCTTGCGGAAGAATTCGGCGGCGATGTCGCCCAGCCCCACGCCCTGCAGCCAGTCCAGCACCAGGTCCAGGTTGGTGCGGATCTGCACGGCCTTTGCCCACTGGTAGAAGGGCCCCCCGGTGCCTGGCGCCGGGAGCAGGAGACCCACAGTCacggcagggtggggctggatgGGACTCCCAGGGCAGCTGGGCCTCGGCCCCGCCCTGGGGCAGATCCAGCCACCCATCCGCCCTCCAACCCACCCGTCCATCTATCTGTCCACCTTAACTCCCGGGCgtccccccacctttcccccgGCCACCCCCGACCTTCCCTCCCGGGCgtccccccacctttcccccgGCCACCCCCGACCTTCCCTCCCGGGCgtccccccacctttcccccgGCCACCCCCGACCTTCACTGCCGTGCGTCCGCCCACCGTTCCCCCGGCCTCGCGCGACCTTCCCTCCCGGGCgtccccccacctttcccccggccacccccaaccttccctcctatccctccccccacctttcccccgGCCACCCCCGACCTTCCCTCCCGGGCgtccccccacctttcccccgGCCACCCCCGACCTTCCCTCCCGGGCGTCCCCCCACCTTTCCTCCGGCCACCCCCGACCTTCCCTCCCGGGCgtccccccacctttcccccgGCCACCCCCGACCTTCCCTCCCGGGCgtccccccacctttcccccgGCCAACCCCGACCTTCCCTCCCGGGAgtccccccacctttcccccggccacccccaaccttccctcCCGGGTgtccccccacctttcccccgGCCACCCCCGACCTTCCCTCCCGGGCGTCCCCCCACCTTTCCCCGGGCGAGTCCCCCGACCTTCcctcccatccatccccccgcCTTCCCTCCCGGGCGTCCCCTCACTTCCCTCTCAGACGTCCCCCCGCCTTCCCTTCCACCTACACCCCCACCTTCCTCCCCAGCCgtccccccaccttcccaccggCCACCCCCCAACCTTCTTTCTCATccgtccccccacctcccatcccgggcatcccccccttccctcccagacgTCCTCCCGCCTTTCCTCCCATCCATCCACCTTCCcaacccccatccatccatccatccatccatccacccacccccgccCATCCTCGTGTCCTGACCACTCACCCACCATGAGACATGAGCGGTACGAGGGGGCAGGGGTGAAGCAGACTGtgatgtgggggcgggggtgcaACGGtcggtgggggtggaggagaggtggggggcagggagccaggggctgagACTGGGGGAAGAGACACAGCTGGGTGCCCTGCCTCAGAGTCAGGATTTGGGGTAgccccagcaacccccccaatACCCCTCTGATCAAACTTTCCCAACCCCACAGTGGTTCCTGGCCCCCCACtgactgagccccctgcccctcctgccccggTTCCTGGCACGGACccatttcctgccctgctccgcccCGGGGCCCATGGCCAGGAAAGAGCTGCCTTCCTGCTGATCCGGGGATGGGACAATGGGAGGAAACAGGGGGAGGGTGGCTGGGATTTCGGGCTGCCTGTGATTCACTGAGTCTGGCTCATGAGAACAGAGCCTCTGTCagagccgaggagagaacccaggagtcctggctcccagctcccctgctctaaccactagaccccactcccctcccagagcaggagagaacccaggcgtcctggctcccagctcccctgctctaaccgctagaccccactcccctcccagagcaggagagaacccaggtgtcctggcccccagcccctcctgctctaaccactagaccccactcccctcccagagcaggaaaggacccaggtgtcctggcccccagcccctcctgctctaaccactagaccccactcccctcccagagcaggagagaacccaggcgtcctggcccccagcccctcacctctCTCCATGAGGGTGTTGAAGAGGGAGGCGTTGGAGAAGAAGAAGAGGTAGCCGAAGGTCTGGGATACCAGGTCGGGGTGTAGCTCACACTCCCGGGTCAGCTCCAGCGTGGCCTGGTAGATGGCCAGGGTGCCACGGATGCCCTCGGGCATGGTGCTCAGCTCCTGGGCGTGGGACAGGTCCGCCGTGGCAGTGAAGGGGTTACTGTCCAGCAGGGCGGGCAGGGCCGAGTACAGCGTCTGCCCAGAGAGGAAAGGGTTAAACACGGGGCATGGGCGGCAATGAGCCAGCAGGGCtatagggggcgctgggctgcagggagcggggggggggggctcagcagggggctctccccaggcaggCAGGACGGGCCCCTATGCCatagggcagcactagggggcgctgggctgcagggagcggggcagggggctcagcagggggctctccccaggcaggCAGGACGGGCCCCGATGCCatagggcagcactagggggtgctgggctgcagggagcggggggctcagcagggggctctccccggccgggcagggctggccccatgccCTAGGgctgcactagggggcgctgggctgcagggagcggggcagggggctcagcagggggctctccccggccgggcagggctggccccatgccCTAGGGctgcactagggggtgctgggctgcagggagcggggcagggggctcagcaggaggcTCTCCCCGgccgggcagggctggccccatgccCTAGGgctgcactagggggcgctgggctgcagggggctgagcTCACCTTGGTCAGGTAATACACCGACTGCTGGAACGTGGACATGATGACCTCGTCCAGCACCGCCATGGCCTCGTCGCAGGTCTCCAGGTCGCTGGACAGCAAAGCATCATGGGAACTTCCTGGAGAGGACAAAGGGGGTCGGACGTGGGGCTCTGTGAGCTGCGCTCGCTGCCGAGCTCATCCCATCCCTGTGGGATTCACCCCACCATCCCCTATGGGGGAGAGaaccctggctcccaacccccccccccgctctaaccactagcccccactcccctcccagagctggggagagaacccaggcgtcctgctcACCCTCCAGGTCGAGTTCTTTCTCCATGTCCAGCACTTTCCTCTGGACCAGGTTGAGCAGCTCCATGGCGTTGGCCATCCAGAGCATCAGGGGGCGCAAGTCGGCCGCCACCTCTTCGATGCTGAGCACCCCCACCTGGCCCTTGTCCTgctggctggaggagagagaggggtggggggagcgactGGGGGATCATCGGAGCTCTTGggacaccctcccccctccccaggccctttGGGACCCCGTCCAATTCTTAGCAGCTTCCAATGGGACATACTCAGCTCTGAAGGGGTTAActgcccctctggggtgggtgcGGGGGCTGGGTATCTGGGGTCCCCTCGCCCGGCACTAAGATACAACCCCTCTGGCGTGGGGCTGGAGTCCGAGGacagagctccccccaccctggccgCTGCCGCAGAGGGGGGCAAGACAGGGAGCCCCCATGCCCAGGGTGGGGTGTGGCCAGGGTCCTGGGGTCTCACTCACTTCTCCGGCTGCCGGTCCCCGACTTCCTTGATCTTCTCCTGGCAGGGAAGAAAGAGCTGATCCGGAACGGGCCTTGGGGCTGCCGTCacattcccccagccctgccccccgatACACAtggggccccccacccccagccctgcccccaccctgggatacacagggggccctgcccccagccattcttctctctgcccttcccccactctggGAGGAGTCCCTGACCCCCAGGGGCAGATTggggttttgtggggccctgggccagaccaagtggggccccttccccaccccttctacctgcagtccatccccacccccgtgtgctgctgctggggacaTGGGGTCCCCCACCCGGCACTCCAAGCCCCCATGCCCCTGGTAGGAGCGCTGGGTGGGTGGGCAGAGCGGGTTGGGGCCCCCATTTTTCCGGGGCCCCCCAATTGGCCGGGAGCCTGGGCACAGGGCCCCGTTGTCCCAGTGGCTAGTCCACCactgctgctccccagccccgATCCCCCGTCCCACCCCCCTCTCGTTACCCAGACGGCCTCCTTGATCAGCTGGGCCATCCTGGCCACCAGGCGGGGGAAGTGGCTGGGCTCCAGCACGCGGGTGGAGTGCTCCAGGCACAGGCCCAGGAGGAAGGCCGGGGCCAGGTTGAAGGCGGTGGCCCCCTGGAGCCGGACGATCTCCCTCAGCagcgcctcctcctcctggggcCGGTAGCGCAGCTCGGGCTCCCGGCTCTCCACGTAGGCCTGGAAGGCGTCCTGCCTCTCCTGGAGGGAGCGCCCGCAGGCCTGGCACGAGAAGGCACCCGCCAGCCCGGGCGAGACCCAGGGCCGGGGCAGCCAggccggccggggctggggggtccgGGGGTCTTTGTACATGAAGAGGAAGTGctggcccagccccagcaggTCCCCGGGGTGCAGCGCCGCCTCGCGCACCAGGGCCCCCCCGTTGAGGGTGACGGCCGCCCCCCGGAAGGGCCGCACCAGGGCCGGCCCCGGGGCCGGCTCGGCCTCCCGCACGCAGCAGTGGCGGGGCAGGATGTCCGGGGCGCAGAGGAAGGTGTCCACGTAGCCCCCCTTGTCGGGCTGGGGGCGGCGCCCGAAGACGTGCCGGCGCCGAGTCATCACGTAGATCACAAAATCCTGGGGGGCGACGGGGGGAAAATGGCGTCAAAACACGGGAGTGCCATCGAAAGCGGGCCTGCCCCGCCCTCTGGGGGGGAATGGACTCTCCCGCCATGCCACCCCTGCCCTCTGGGGGGGAATGGACTCTCCCACCATGCCACCCCTGCCCTCTGGGAGGGAATGGACTCTCCCGCCATGCTACCCCTGCCCTCTGGGGGGAACGGGCTCTCCTACAGCACTACCCCGCCCTCTGGGGGGGAATGGACTCTCCCGCCATGCCACCCCTGCCCTCTGGGGGGAACGGGCTCTCCTACAGCACTACCCCGCCCTCTGGGGGGGAATGGACTCTCCCGCCATGCCACCCCTGCCCTCTGGGGGGAACGGGCGCTCCTACAGCACTACCCCGCCCTCTGGGGGGGAATGGACTCTCCCGCCATGCCACCCCTGCCTTCTGGGGGGAGCGGGCTCTCCTACAGCATCAGCCTgccctctggggggggggacaggctcTCCCGCCATGCCACCCCTGCCCTCTGGGGGGGGGACAGGCTCTCCCGCCGTGCCACCCCTGCCTTCTGGGGGGGAATGGACTCTCCCACCATGCCACCCCTGCCCTCTGGGGGGAACGGGCACTCCTACAGCACTACCCCGCCCTCTGGGGGGGGAATGGACTCTCCCGCCATGCCACCCCTGCCCTCTGGGGGGAACGGGCGCTCCTACAGCACTACCCCGCCCTCTGGGGGGGAATGGACTCTCCCGCCATGCCACCCCTGC from Mauremys mutica isolate MM-2020 ecotype Southern chromosome 15, ASM2049712v1, whole genome shotgun sequence includes the following:
- the LOC123350658 gene encoding ras-interacting protein 1-like is translated as MFSEERKEGSPRFGKLHFPVGLWINSPKKHFVKMSRRWPSVGSVRSTSSDTASRGSEPVELRPPGKAKAGRHKRLSNLFHRSTSSGAGVGGGRWGSEKKLADLIDPVPEDLVELSSQPQLPGILKIFGGAISRGANYKSVLATPRSTARQLVREALERYGVAPEEEEGGYVLCDVVGRFEGPGGAWQAEHLRPVGDTERPLVLQDVWKPKAGLSRRFEVRRRRDVERVGEAEDNETAGINAQARRLQKSRSRAASGGPAPKERADNLSLRRSISDMNLSARKRRERKAVLSVAGAEVGPAGEEQEGEVAPAQEAEPADGGAKSGEAEDSVDGANLEQLSQCLIQPPTQHPYFLLLLGCDKQDFVIYVMTRRRHVFGRRPQPDKGGYVDTFLCAPDILPRHCCVREAEPAPGPALVRPFRGAAVTLNGGALVREAALHPGDLLGLGQHFLFMYKDPRTPQPRPAWLPRPWVSPGLAGAFSCQACGRSLQERQDAFQAYVESREPELRYRPQEEEALLREIVRLQGATAFNLAPAFLLGLCLEHSTRVLEPSHFPRLVARMAQLIKEAVWEKIKEVGDRQPENQQDKGQVGVLSIEEVAADLRPLMLWMANAMELLNLVQRKVLDMEKELDLEGSSHDALLSSDLETCDEAMAVLDEVIMSTFQQSVYYLTKTLYSALPALLDSNPFTATADLSHAQELSTMPEGIRGTLAIYQATLELTRECELHPDLVSQTFGYLFFFSNASLFNTLMERGTGGPFYQWAKAVQIRTNLDLVLDWLQGVGLGDIAAEFFRKLSTTANLLCVPKTSLVKATWSRLRSDYPALTPAQLHHVLSNYHLGLGRPYPEGWSPPPEEREEMANSEIFESFSDHPPLILPSEGFRLCPAAPVTDDALHHQLCRLRRFLWDLEQASLPANQRAAHGLEGGQ